The following are from one region of the Amedibacterium intestinale genome:
- the nusB gene encoding transcription antitermination factor NusB, which produces MAAVRHKLREQAMTSLYQHLLLKKDIREAVYDVVGTNEIDPFLYTITIDAVKYKDSYIKQIDAQLRDGWTFERLGFVERSILLLACCEIDLETAPKAIVINEAITLAKRYCDDDTYKLVNGVLDRL; this is translated from the coding sequence ATGGCAGCGGTTAGACATAAATTAAGAGAACAGGCGATGACGAGCCTTTATCAGCATTTATTATTGAAAAAAGATATTCGAGAGGCGGTATATGATGTCGTTGGGACAAATGAAATTGATCCTTTCCTTTATACCATTACCATTGATGCGGTAAAGTATAAAGACAGTTATATCAAACAGATTGATGCACAGCTTCGTGATGGCTGGACATTTGAGCGTTTAGGGTTTGTAGAAAGATCAATTCTTCTTTTGGCATGTTGTGAAATTGATTTGGAAACAGCACCAAAAGCAATTGTTATTAACGAAGCTATTACATTAGCGAAACGTTATTGTGATGATGATACATACAAACTTGTAAATGGAGTGTTAGACCGTCTATGA
- a CDS encoding 5'-nucleotidase, translating into MVSLKNCLVIGISSRALFDLDEENRIFEEQGLDAYAKWQIDHEQDILRPGSGFALVKALLKLNEISKERVVEVLVMSRNSPDTSLRIFSSIEHYGLDITRAVLSGGTSLSAYLKAFGVDLFLSANEGDVKDAINSGFAAGRIYTNTIYDFDPMKELKQIRIAFDGDAVLFSDEAERIFQKDGLEAFVENEKQNARKELPEGPFAKFLKTISDLQKRFEPESSPIRTALVTARNAPAHERVVRTLRAWDVRIDEAFFLGGISKTEVLKAFEPHIFFDDQKVHADSASNVVPSAQVPWKNEKQ; encoded by the coding sequence TTGGTAAGTTTAAAGAATTGTCTGGTAATTGGAATTAGTTCACGTGCCTTATTTGATTTGGATGAAGAAAATCGGATTTTTGAAGAACAGGGTTTGGATGCATATGCAAAATGGCAAATTGATCATGAACAGGATATTTTACGTCCAGGAAGTGGGTTTGCGTTAGTAAAGGCATTATTAAAACTAAATGAAATCAGTAAAGAGCGTGTTGTAGAAGTACTTGTTATGTCCAGAAATTCTCCGGATACCTCTTTAAGAATTTTCTCATCCATCGAACATTATGGATTGGACATTACACGAGCTGTATTAAGTGGAGGAACTTCGCTTTCTGCATACTTAAAAGCGTTTGGTGTTGATTTGTTTTTAAGTGCGAATGAAGGGGATGTAAAGGATGCCATCAACAGTGGTTTTGCGGCTGGGCGCATTTATACGAATACGATTTATGATTTTGACCCAATGAAGGAATTGAAACAGATTCGTATTGCTTTTGATGGGGATGCGGTTTTGTTTAGTGATGAAGCAGAACGTATTTTCCAAAAAGATGGATTAGAGGCGTTTGTAGAAAATGAAAAACAAAATGCACGAAAAGAACTTCCAGAAGGACCTTTCGCGAAGTTTTTAAAGACCATCAGTGATTTACAGAAACGTTTTGAACCGGAAAGCTCTCCGATTCGTACCGCACTTGTTACAGCACGCAATGCTCCAGCACATGAGCGTGTTGTACGTACTTTGCGTGCATGGGATGTACGTATTGATGAAGCCTTCTTTTTAGGAGGTATTTCAAAAACAGAAGTGTTAAAAGCTTTTGAACCTCATATCTTCTTTGATGATCAAAAAGTGCATGCGGATTCTGCAAGCAATGTAGTACCTAGTGCACAGGTTCCATGGAAGAATGAAAAACAGTAA
- a CDS encoding Asp23/Gls24 family envelope stress response protein gives MAQEYIALKEKNNDGVIALSTSAFSTIAKIVVEEDENLKLAKPSSPLKYPLNCKIVDDQLILSVDVKVKYNVNVQDVCSKVQSKIFENIEHMTGYKPDVIDIRVSGFSF, from the coding sequence ATGGCACAGGAATATATTGCGTTAAAAGAAAAAAACAATGATGGCGTGATTGCGCTTAGTACATCTGCTTTTTCAACGATTGCGAAAATTGTTGTGGAGGAAGATGAAAATTTGAAGCTTGCGAAACCAAGCAGTCCGCTAAAATATCCATTGAATTGCAAAATTGTGGATGATCAGCTGATTTTATCTGTTGATGTAAAAGTCAAATACAATGTAAATGTGCAGGATGTCTGCAGTAAAGTACAAAGTAAGATCTTTGAAAATATTGAACATATGACCGGGTATAAACCTGATGTAATTGATATCCGTGTATCTGGCTTTAGTTTTTAA
- a CDS encoding ABC transporter permease subunit, which yields MTNVFTPETINGFQSATKGTAVSHIMEGNGTLIGFMSNSFYAIMAIIFPMVYSIMVGNRMIAEKVDKGNMAGFLSTPTTRLQITVSSAVYFVLSLALMWGISSIVGIIAANTFQPDALDIDTFLLLNLGAFLYHLVISSICFCASCIFNSSKNSLTFGAGIPLYFFVVSLFIKLSDSLDFLKYFTLNTLYDTQKIVEGSGYAGDFIVMLIISFCLYTVGIVWFQKKDLPL from the coding sequence ATGACAAATGTATTTACCCCCGAAACAATAAATGGCTTTCAAAGTGCTACGAAGGGAACAGCTGTATCGCACATCATGGAAGGGAATGGGACATTGATTGGTTTTATGTCAAATTCATTTTATGCAATTATGGCAATCATTTTCCCTATGGTCTATTCTATTATGGTGGGCAATCGAATGATAGCTGAAAAAGTTGACAAGGGGAATATGGCAGGGTTTCTTTCTACACCAACAACAAGATTACAGATTACTGTTTCCAGTGCTGTTTATTTCGTATTATCCTTAGCACTCATGTGGGGCATTTCTTCTATTGTTGGTATTATCGCAGCAAACACTTTTCAACCAGACGCACTAGATATTGATACCTTTTTATTACTAAATTTAGGGGCGTTTCTTTATCATTTGGTAATCAGCAGTATTTGTTTTTGTGCATCTTGTATTTTCAATAGTTCGAAAAACTCTTTGACCTTTGGAGCTGGAATTCCATTATATTTTTTTGTTGTCAGTCTATTTATCAAACTATCAGACAGCCTTGATTTTTTGAAATACTTTACCTTGAATACACTATATGATACACAGAAAATTGTTGAGGGCAGTGGATATGCAGGAGATTTTATTGTTATGCTGATAATTTCCTTTTGCTTATATACTGTCGGTATTGTTTGGTTTCAGAAAAAAGATTTGCCACTATAA
- a CDS encoding ABC transporter ATP-binding protein, protein MIDIQHLTKDYGQGKGVFDVTLSIKKGEVYGYLGPNGAGKSTTMRHLMGFSKPQKGSVYIQGMDCWSKQKKIQRHVGYLPGEISFPDDMTGLAYLKLIAKMRKMNDFSYAEKLFSFFEIDPNTGMKRMSKGMKQKIGIIAAFMHDPDILLLDEPTSGLDPLMQNRFIELVEQEKMNGKTIILSSHIFDEVEKTCDRIGMIRNGKLIQEVTVDELRHSQFKTYKIELLDTLSFEKLKQAYPNAEHKEKHKQMIISINDSEINHLLSVLSTCHVAFLKEEKHTLEEYFMKFYGGDKND, encoded by the coding sequence ATGATCGATATCCAGCACCTTACAAAAGACTATGGTCAAGGAAAAGGTGTGTTTGATGTTACATTATCTATAAAAAAAGGGGAGGTCTATGGATACTTAGGTCCAAATGGAGCTGGCAAATCTACAACGATGCGTCATTTAATGGGCTTTAGTAAACCGCAAAAAGGAAGCGTATATATACAGGGGATGGACTGCTGGAGTAAACAGAAAAAGATTCAAAGACATGTTGGCTATCTTCCTGGTGAAATATCTTTTCCAGATGATATGACAGGACTTGCCTATTTAAAACTAATTGCGAAGATGAGAAAGATGAACGATTTTTCCTATGCAGAAAAATTATTTTCTTTTTTTGAGATAGATCCTAATACAGGCATGAAAAGAATGTCAAAAGGGATGAAACAAAAAATTGGTATTATCGCTGCTTTTATGCATGATCCTGATATTCTTTTATTGGATGAGCCAACCAGCGGTTTAGACCCTCTTATGCAAAATCGCTTTATTGAATTGGTCGAGCAGGAAAAAATGAATGGTAAAACGATTATATTATCTTCGCATATCTTTGATGAAGTAGAAAAAACATGTGATAGAATTGGTATGATACGAAATGGAAAACTCATTCAGGAAGTCACAGTCGATGAATTGCGTCATTCACAATTCAAGACTTATAAAATCGAACTTTTAGATACTTTAAGTTTTGAAAAATTAAAACAGGCATATCCAAATGCCGAACATAAAGAAAAACACAAGCAAATGATCATATCTATCAATGATAGTGAAATCAATCATTTGCTATCTGTTTTATCAACGTGTCATGTTGCATTTTTGAAAGAAGAAAAACATACACTGGAAGAATATTTTATGAAATTTTATGGAGGGGATAAAAATGATTAG
- a CDS encoding TetR/AcrR family transcriptional regulator C-terminal domain-containing protein codes for MDKRNTEQDFISAFWQLYEKKPIEKISINQLCQIAGYNRATFYNHFENIYALFDKAVYDILFPVKRNVFSSQNFYNLLQKDLMGSVLLTYFQQQDKYIELLFKRQNHYVLSDKIKKEFLLLISENVKPNTKVYEKIEILLEYQISAVLGVINYWYQKGKLISEQDILQKIYDISTKGVLTSLKTELQSIYEDSKA; via the coding sequence ATGGATAAACGTAATACAGAGCAGGATTTTATTAGCGCCTTTTGGCAATTATATGAAAAAAAGCCCATCGAAAAAATATCCATCAATCAGCTATGTCAAATAGCAGGATACAATCGTGCTACTTTCTATAATCATTTTGAAAATATTTATGCCTTATTTGATAAAGCTGTCTATGATATTTTATTTCCTGTTAAAAGAAATGTATTCTCATCACAAAACTTTTACAACTTATTGCAAAAAGATTTGATGGGCAGTGTACTTTTAACATATTTTCAGCAGCAGGATAAATATATTGAATTATTGTTTAAACGGCAAAATCATTATGTTCTAAGCGATAAGATTAAAAAAGAGTTTTTACTGCTTATATCTGAAAATGTAAAACCCAACACGAAAGTTTATGAAAAAATAGAAATCCTGTTAGAATATCAGATTTCTGCAGTGTTAGGTGTCATTAATTACTGGTATCAAAAAGGAAAGCTTATTTCAGAACAAGACATTCTTCAGAAAATATATGATATTTCTACAAAAGGAGTTTTAACTTCTCTTAAAACAGAATTACAGAGTATTTATGAAGATAGCAAAGCATAG
- a CDS encoding zinc dependent phospholipase C family protein, whose amino-acid sequence MPAIYAHDTFGKLVSKQLPKEIQDIIKTYPSAFRIGLQGPDPLFYHRPYASNDVKKEGSRMHRESCASFLQKTMHHVKKEGVNSKEFAYLLGFLCHFTLDSECHPYIDAYIEPRNLGHLFLESEFEKYMMRKDGIDPIHTDISNIIPTDMQTAKAMSVFYETLDETSAQKVLKEMRREKRLLYTPYLWKEKLFVKVFKMIGHFDDMGGLLLQSEDDKRCDESNAYLYKKLHESVPLAVSLLKNIYEVIQDKAELSPRFYRNFETLEEYEIPDVK is encoded by the coding sequence ATGCCTGCAATTTATGCTCACGATACTTTTGGGAAACTTGTTTCGAAACAGCTTCCTAAAGAGATACAAGATATTATTAAAACTTATCCATCCGCATTTCGTATTGGTTTACAAGGGCCAGATCCTTTGTTTTATCATCGCCCTTATGCTTCCAATGATGTAAAAAAAGAGGGAAGTCGCATGCATCGAGAATCTTGTGCCAGCTTTCTTCAAAAAACAATGCATCATGTTAAAAAAGAAGGCGTCAACAGCAAAGAGTTTGCCTATCTTTTAGGTTTTCTCTGTCATTTTACATTAGACAGTGAATGCCACCCTTACATTGATGCATACATTGAGCCAAGAAATCTGGGACATTTGTTTTTAGAAAGTGAATTTGAGAAATATATGATGCGAAAAGATGGAATCGATCCTATTCATACAGATATTTCAAACATTATTCCAACAGATATGCAGACAGCAAAAGCAATGTCTGTATTTTATGAAACATTGGATGAAACCTCCGCACAAAAAGTATTAAAAGAAATGCGAAGAGAAAAACGGTTGTTATATACACCATACTTATGGAAAGAAAAACTTTTTGTAAAAGTCTTTAAAATGATTGGTCACTTTGATGATATGGGTGGACTTCTTTTACAAAGTGAAGATGATAAGCGCTGTGATGAAAGCAATGCCTATCTATATAAAAAACTGCATGAAAGTGTTCCTCTAGCAGTTTCTTTACTAAAAAACATTTATGAAGTTATACAGGATAAAGCAGAATTATCTCCACGTTTTTACCGCAACTTTGAAACACTGGAAGAATATGAGATTCCTGATGTGAAATAA
- a CDS encoding MFS transporter, translating into MKTKLTKLEKYWVLYDVGNSAFILLVSTIIPIYYNSLAEAQGISSVDYLATWGYAASFCTILIALVGPVLGTIADNKGFKKPIFTLSMMLGVIGCAALSLPATWIGFLAVFVIAKIGYNASLIFYDSMLPDVTSTDRMDMVSSHGYAWGYLGSCIPFVLSLVLVLFYENIGITITMAMAIAFLINAAWWFLVTIPLLKNYEQKHHVEHHEDIIKTSFQRLGHSLSEIKNNKGILLFLLAFFFYIDGVYTIIDMATAYGSALGLNTEGLLLALLVTQIVAFPASLYFSYLSKKVNTGKLVKICIVAYTLISVFAIGLDTQWEFWVLAVFVGMFQGGVQALSRSYFAKIIPAEKSGEYFGLYDICGKGASFLGTFLVGVFAQITGQANGGIFILTVMFIIGFFLFTKADHINQKK; encoded by the coding sequence ATGAAAACAAAACTTACAAAACTGGAAAAATACTGGGTACTGTATGATGTAGGCAATTCTGCATTTATATTGCTGGTATCTACGATTATTCCTATTTATTATAACTCACTGGCAGAAGCACAGGGAATTTCCAGTGTAGATTATCTTGCGACTTGGGGTTATGCCGCAAGTTTTTGTACCATTCTTATCGCACTTGTTGGTCCTGTACTTGGAACAATTGCGGATAATAAAGGATTTAAAAAGCCAATTTTTACTTTATCAATGATGTTAGGTGTCATTGGCTGTGCAGCATTGTCGCTTCCTGCAACATGGATTGGATTTTTAGCAGTATTTGTTATTGCGAAAATTGGATACAATGCAAGTCTTATTTTTTATGATTCTATGTTGCCAGATGTTACGAGTACAGATCGTATGGATATGGTCTCTTCTCATGGCTATGCATGGGGATATTTAGGAAGCTGTATTCCTTTTGTGCTATCCCTTGTACTTGTACTTTTTTATGAAAATATTGGTATTACGATTACAATGGCAATGGCGATTGCATTTTTGATCAATGCGGCATGGTGGTTTTTGGTAACCATTCCATTATTAAAAAACTATGAACAAAAACATCATGTAGAGCATCATGAAGATATCATAAAAACAAGTTTTCAGCGTTTAGGACATTCTTTATCCGAAATTAAAAACAATAAAGGCATTTTACTTTTCTTATTGGCATTCTTCTTTTATATTGATGGTGTTTACACAATTATTGATATGGCAACCGCCTATGGAAGTGCATTGGGCTTAAACACAGAAGGTTTGCTGCTGGCACTGCTTGTAACACAAATCGTTGCCTTTCCTGCATCTTTATACTTTTCGTATTTATCAAAAAAAGTAAATACAGGAAAACTGGTAAAAATCTGTATTGTCGCTTATACGCTAATTTCTGTTTTTGCGATTGGCTTAGATACCCAATGGGAGTTCTGGGTTCTTGCGGTATTTGTTGGAATGTTTCAAGGTGGGGTTCAGGCATTGTCAAGATCTTATTTTGCGAAAATCATTCCTGCAGAAAAAAGCGGAGAATATTTTGGCTTATATGATATTTGCGGTAAAGGAGCATCTTTTTTAGGAACTTTTCTTGTAGGTGTATTTGCACAGATTACAGGACAGGCAAATGGTGGTATCTTTATTTTAACTGTCATGTTCATCATTGGATTTTTCCTGTTTACAAAGGCAGACCATATCAATCAGAAAAAATAA
- a CDS encoding FtsX-like permease family protein, translating to MRMFSLAVQNFKSSFRSYVSLILSLAFTILVLYNFSSLLNSGILNQLGETNARNIEICIQVLSFVIGCFMFFFIWYSTNVFLTKRKKEIGIYAFMGLSNQKIGKLYMIETMLIGCVSLLLGIIFGILTSQLFVMILMAISSIAIDIHFSISLSSVLSTSLIFLVMYMIFVGKGYINIVRSSVLSMLNANRQNEYVKQNIFILLIKAIFGIGFMAAGFYLATKDAGMEVMFNVLTAVIFVVIGIYFIFGGFLPLCIQALTKRKRFLYKKERTLWINSIVFRMKKNYRTLAIVCVLMLCSITALAFGFAMKNRYNSMVHFENTYTFQILSDRTGRKEEFKKDIEKQNTVTYASAVEVNVIDKKYTNTTYSTPVAVIPYSQIKTLAKDTNMEFALPMPSNDEYIELHHIYLMSLTNDSITRKETINGIDYTSIKKTATPYLGYLQENMDYMIVNDEVYKQMKPLGQSFYMYNYKIKQPENFAASVESLQANPHCHGLVKIDPNREDIKWIKILYSVSIFVFMVFVFASGSILFMKLYNDTFDEKERYDILKKIGISHKALKKSIAKELAFSYVSTLFVMSISSYFSVKAIGNLMQASSLLSVNVISALIIYAFFFLCYLVSNYLYQKQLRL from the coding sequence ATGCGTATGTTTTCACTGGCAGTTCAAAATTTTAAATCCAGTTTTCGAAGTTATGTATCCCTCATTCTTTCTTTAGCATTTACCATTCTTGTTTTATATAATTTCAGCAGCTTGCTTAACAGCGGCATATTGAATCAGCTGGGAGAAACCAATGCCAGAAACATTGAAATATGTATTCAGGTACTGTCCTTTGTGATTGGCTGTTTTATGTTTTTCTTTATATGGTATTCTACCAACGTATTTCTAACAAAAAGAAAAAAGGAAATTGGTATTTATGCATTTATGGGACTTTCCAATCAAAAAATAGGAAAATTGTATATGATAGAAACAATGTTGATTGGATGTGTTTCTTTATTGCTTGGTATTATTTTTGGTATTTTAACTTCACAGCTGTTTGTGATGATCTTGATGGCTATATCCAGTATAGCTATAGATATTCATTTTTCCATCTCCTTAAGCTCTGTACTTTCTACTTCTCTTATTTTTCTTGTGATGTATATGATTTTTGTAGGGAAGGGCTATATCAATATTGTTAGAAGCAGTGTATTAAGTATGCTGAATGCCAATCGACAAAACGAATATGTAAAACAGAATATCTTCATTTTACTTATAAAGGCAATCTTTGGTATTGGTTTTATGGCAGCAGGATTTTATCTTGCGACAAAAGATGCAGGTATGGAAGTCATGTTTAATGTATTAACTGCTGTTATTTTTGTAGTCATTGGTATTTATTTTATCTTTGGAGGTTTTTTGCCTTTATGTATACAGGCATTAACGAAAAGAAAAAGATTTCTTTATAAAAAAGAAAGAACCCTGTGGATCAACTCTATTGTTTTTCGTATGAAAAAGAATTATCGTACCTTGGCAATCGTATGTGTATTGATGCTATGTTCCATAACAGCCTTAGCTTTTGGCTTTGCGATGAAAAACAGATACAACAGTATGGTTCACTTTGAAAATACGTATACCTTTCAAATCTTAAGCGATCGTACAGGACGTAAAGAAGAATTTAAAAAGGATATCGAAAAACAAAACACAGTAACTTATGCATCTGCTGTTGAGGTAAATGTAATCGATAAGAAATATACAAATACTACGTATTCAACTCCAGTTGCCGTTATACCGTATTCACAGATAAAAACATTGGCAAAAGACACGAATATGGAATTTGCACTTCCTATGCCATCCAATGACGAGTATATAGAACTTCATCACATATACTTAATGTCTTTGACAAATGATTCGATTACAAGAAAAGAGACAATCAATGGCATTGATTATACATCCATCAAAAAAACAGCTACTCCTTATCTTGGATATCTGCAGGAAAATATGGATTATATGATTGTGAATGATGAAGTTTATAAACAGATGAAACCTCTTGGACAATCGTTCTACATGTACAATTATAAGATCAAACAGCCAGAAAACTTTGCAGCCAGTGTAGAAAGCCTGCAGGCTAATCCACACTGTCATGGACTTGTGAAAATTGATCCAAACAGAGAAGATATCAAATGGATAAAAATTTTATATAGTGTTTCTATCTTTGTGTTCATGGTATTTGTCTTTGCCAGCGGAAGCATTCTGTTTATGAAATTATACAACGATACATTTGATGAAAAAGAACGATATGATATTTTGAAAAAAATAGGTATCAGTCATAAGGCTTTAAAAAAATCAATTGCCAAGGAACTTGCATTTTCGTATGTATCTACTTTGTTTGTTATGAGCATATCTTCTTATTTCTCGGTAAAGGCTATTGGAAATTTGATGCAGGCATCTTCCTTGCTTTCTGTAAATGTGATAAGTGCACTTATCATCTATGCTTTCTTCTTCCTTTGTTATCTTGTATCCAACTATTTGTATCAAAAGCAATTACGATTATAA
- a CDS encoding ABC transporter ATP-binding protein: protein MKENKVVEIKNLVKSYGARGFQTKVLKGIDLTIFKNDFIAIMGPSGSGKTTLLNMLSTIDKPTHGTILLDGMDITKAGNKELSNIRKDKIGFIFQDYNLLDTMTLQDNIALPLSLNGVASSTCIQKTKELAAMFGLEEHLKKYPYQLSGGQKQRGAACRALISDPKILFADEPTGALDSKASHDLMECLKMVNDAQKATILMVTHDAFSASYAKDVYILKDGSITCKLSKGNDRKEFYDRIIEMQASMGE, encoded by the coding sequence ATGAAAGAGAATAAAGTAGTTGAAATAAAAAATCTTGTGAAAAGCTATGGTGCAAGAGGATTTCAGACAAAAGTATTAAAAGGAATTGATTTAACGATTTTTAAAAATGATTTTATCGCTATCATGGGGCCAAGTGGTTCAGGGAAGACAACCTTATTAAATATGCTTTCTACTATTGATAAACCAACACATGGAACTATCTTGCTTGATGGCATGGATATTACAAAGGCGGGAAATAAGGAATTATCAAATATAAGAAAAGATAAAATTGGTTTTATTTTTCAGGACTATAATTTACTGGATACCATGACACTGCAGGATAATATCGCACTTCCTTTATCTTTAAATGGAGTAGCAAGCAGCACATGCATACAGAAAACAAAGGAATTGGCTGCTATGTTTGGTTTGGAAGAACATTTAAAAAAATATCCATACCAGCTATCTGGAGGACAAAAACAAAGAGGGGCAGCTTGCAGAGCATTGATAAGTGATCCCAAGATTCTTTTTGCGGATGAGCCAACCGGTGCTTTGGATTCAAAGGCAAGTCATGATTTGATGGAATGTTTAAAAATGGTAAATGATGCACAAAAAGCAACGATTCTTATGGTAACCCATGATGCATTTAGTGCTTCTTATGCAAAAGATGTTTATATTCTTAAGGATGGTTCTATTACATGCAAGCTCAGCAAGGGAAATGATCGAAAAGAGTTTTATGATCGCATCATTGAGATGCAGGCTTCTATGGGAGAGTGA
- a CDS encoding sensor histidine kinase, whose amino-acid sequence MRYIRKHAGYLLVLVLLFLFFNLYYIFLIPNMQLHYLIYLDILLAVCLGIFFTIDGYFFYKQQIKKQKLLTEDYVIAKEMEEFENIDIALHDGNVYEAQIHKEIENQQDLQDYITKWCHEIKIPLSACLLMNEKMEDAVLKQQIKEQLERMNQLLNAALVGCKVQSSLYDLQIKKVDVKDCVQTSIKNNRFFLIQNHFDIFVEIQDACVYSDKEWLVYVLDQLMSNAIKYAKNRHEIHIWTENRENTTILFFEDHGEGIQDVDIRRIFEKGYTGNNHHNGKYKSTGMGLYMVMLIMKKLGHEIQVESEFGNYTRFSITFHENKDYFLL is encoded by the coding sequence ATGAGATACATAAGGAAACATGCCGGCTATCTTCTAGTCCTTGTTCTGCTTTTTCTTTTCTTTAATCTTTATTATATTTTTCTAATACCTAATATGCAGTTGCATTATCTTATCTATCTAGATATACTGCTTGCTGTTTGTCTGGGTATCTTTTTTACGATCGATGGTTACTTCTTTTATAAACAACAGATAAAAAAACAAAAACTTTTAACAGAGGATTATGTTATCGCAAAAGAAATGGAAGAATTTGAAAACATTGATATTGCCTTGCATGATGGAAATGTGTATGAAGCACAAATCCACAAAGAAATAGAGAATCAGCAGGATCTGCAAGATTACATAACCAAATGGTGCCATGAAATAAAAATCCCTTTATCTGCGTGTTTATTAATGAATGAAAAAATGGAAGATGCAGTTTTAAAACAGCAAATAAAAGAACAGCTGGAACGTATGAATCAGCTTTTAAACGCAGCTTTAGTTGGCTGTAAAGTACAAAGCAGTTTGTATGATTTGCAGATAAAGAAAGTTGATGTAAAAGACTGTGTACAAACCTCGATTAAAAACAATCGTTTCTTTTTGATACAGAATCATTTTGATATCTTTGTTGAAATACAGGATGCATGTGTCTATTCCGATAAGGAATGGCTTGTTTATGTATTGGATCAGCTTATGAGCAATGCGATAAAATATGCGAAAAATCGTCATGAAATTCATATTTGGACAGAAAACAGGGAAAATACGACAATCTTATTCTTTGAAGATCATGGAGAAGGAATTCAAGATGTTGATATTCGAAGAATATTTGAAAAAGGCTATACCGGTAATAATCATCATAATGGGAAATACAAATCTACAGGTATGGGGCTGTATATGGTCATGTTAATTATGAAAAAACTGGGACATGAGATCCAAGTAGAAAGTGAATTCGGAAACTATACAAGATTTTCTATAACCTTTCATGAAAACAAAGACTACTTTCTTCTTTAA
- a CDS encoding response regulator transcription factor codes for MENIRILIVEDDVVLARELQEFLSKWGYMAVCAKQFDNLIEEMSLYAPKLVLMDINLPFYDGFYWCFKIRESSNVPVLFISSRSDDKDKIMAIAQGGDDYVEKPFHLELLKAKIEAILRRTYQYKVEHKIYLHTDLYFESSTSSLYYKQKKLELTKSENIVLSVLAQHKPSIVARDALMDALWNTNEFISDNTLNVVISRLRTKLKDICKEDVIHTKKGQGYFIA; via the coding sequence ATGGAAAACATTCGTATATTGATTGTCGAAGATGATGTTGTGTTAGCTAGAGAACTGCAGGAGTTTTTATCTAAATGGGGGTATATGGCAGTATGTGCCAAACAATTTGATAATCTTATAGAAGAGATGTCTTTATATGCTCCAAAGCTTGTTCTTATGGATATAAACCTTCCTTTTTATGATGGCTTTTACTGGTGCTTTAAAATACGAGAATCTTCTAATGTTCCTGTTTTATTTATCAGCAGCCGAAGCGATGATAAAGATAAGATCATGGCAATCGCACAAGGTGGAGATGACTATGTAGAAAAGCCATTTCATTTAGAATTGTTAAAGGCAAAAATAGAGGCAATCCTTAGAAGAACCTACCAGTATAAAGTAGAACATAAAATTTATTTACATACCGATTTATATTTTGAAAGCAGTACAAGTTCTTTATATTACAAGCAGAAAAAACTGGAATTAACGAAATCAGAAAATATTGTTTTATCTGTTTTGGCACAGCATAAACCTTCTATTGTGGCTAGAGATGCGCTTATGGATGCTTTATGGAATACAAATGAATTTATTTCCGATAATACATTAAATGTTGTGATATCTAGACTACGAACAAAGCTAAAAGATATATGCAAAGAAGATGTCATACATACAAAGAAAGGGCAGGGGTATTTTATCGCATGA